The genomic DNA CATAATGTCAAAATTAACATTAGTAGAAACTCAAGAACTTGCAAAAAAAGCATTAGAATGTGAAACATCAAGTCAAGTTTTAGATTTAGTGCATAAATTAATGAGCGATAAATAATATAAAAATCCTATTTGAAATAGGATTTTTTTGTTACTAAAAATTTTTTTAATTATAAACAATTTTTATAAATAGTCATTTTAATCTAAAAAAATATATAATAAAACTCAATAGGTGCATTATGAAAAGAAATAAAAAATTAAAAGTTTACTTACAAATATTAATATTTACATTTTTGTTAGTTATACTTTTTGAAAGTTTAGACAATAATAATAAATTTATGGTTTTGTTTGATCAAGTATTAGTTTTTTTAATGGTGCTTTTTTTATTTTTATCATCACTTTCAATAATAATAATTTTTTCAAAGTTTTATGAAGAAGTAAAATTAAATATATCTAAATATTCATTAATAAAAAATATTAGAAAATCTCAAAAATCAATTTTACTGAATAAAATTACTTTATTTTTATTACCTCTAGCTTGTTATAGAGTAAATATTACTTCAAAAATTATTTTGGATACAGATGATGGAAAGAACTTTTTAATTTCTTTAACTGTAATTTGTGCATTAGCAGTTATTTTGACTTATGTAAGTTATTTTTTAATTTTTTCTTATTTACTAGAAGCAAAAAAAAGAAATTTAACAAAAAAAGAAGAGTTATGACAAGAGATTATTTATAGCAAAATTGAGTTGGAATTTAGAAATATTGTAGAGTTACAAAAAAACAATTTTTTGGAAAATATAAATTTAATTTTTGAAGATAATATTAGATCTTTTTTACTTATAGAAAGTAAAAAACATAATTTAATAATTAATGCGCGATTCTCTTTATTATTGTCAAATAAGAAAAAGGCCAGCACTCCTCCTGATTTTTATTAAATATGTATTTTAAAAGCTTTTATAAATTTATATTTTTGTAATAAACAAAATATTTTTTGTTATATCTAAAAAAATAAAAGGAGAAAAATTTATGAAAAAATTACTTACTATTTTAAGTGTATTAACTATGTCTTCATTTTCAGCTTCTATTCTTGTTGCATGTGATAGCAATAATAATCAACAAAACGAAAAAAACGATAACCCATCTAATGAAAACAATAATGTGAATAATAATAATGAAAATAATAACGAAGAAAAACCACAAGAAGAAAATAACGAATTAATAGATTTGAGTGCATTAAAATATAAAAACTTACCAGCAGGCTATATGGAAAACGGAGTCTATGATAGAGACAATGGTGCAAATTTAGGAAATAAAAAAAATTTAGAGTATAAAATTAATGCTGAATCTATTTTGTTTTCTTTAAACCAATTAAACAAAATAGATTTAAAAAGTAGTGACATTGAAATATCGGAAATCGATAACGGAACAGCTGGGATGAATGGAGTTGCTGTTATTAAAGCTGCAATTGGTTCTAAAAGTGTCAAAGGAGAAACTAGTTTAATATTAAATCAAAATATTAATTTTTCAGCTTTAGTTGGAAATAGAAAACTTAATAATATTTATATTAAACAAGATATTTTTGATAATTTAGAAACTGAAATAAAAGATCCAAATAACAAATCTGCTTTTGCTGCATATATAGTAGAACAAATCGGAGTTTCAAATCCTGCTCTTGAGGCTCTTGCAGAACCTATGGTTAGTGGTGCAGAAAAAATATTACCCAAAGTCAATTTTACAAGCAAAGAATTTGTGATTCAGGAAACACCATCACTTAATGGATTGTTTGTAGCTGATCAGAATTTAAAATTTGAATTAAATTTTGTTAAAGACGAAAGAGCATTTTTTATAAAAAATAAAGATTCGCTCCCATTAGTAAATATGGAGTTAGATAAAAATACTGATGTTAGCCCATCTGAAAATTACATTTCCTTAAAAAAAACAGTATACAAAAAGTTAAATAACTCTAATTCTTGAAAGAACAAAGTATCTTTAGAAGAATTTATAAAATTTACAAGAGTTCAGAAAGGAAAAAGAAATATGTATTATATAAATGTAATTGCTGGGTCTTCAAAACTTTATGGTCATGACTTTTTACTTTTCTTTATGTCAGGTAAATTATTTGATGAACAAGGATCTGTTAGAGTTAATGCACAAGTCAAAAACAATTAGAAAAAACATTTTATTTAAGTATAAAAAAAATATATTTTTATAATTTTAAAGTTATAATTATTTTATTAATAAAGGTGAAATATGAAAAAAGAAAAAAAACAAAATAGCTTTATTAAAATAGTTATTTTTGCAATATTGTTATGATTCTTATTTAGTAGTCTAGATAAAAATCAAAATTTATCAATTCTTTTTAATCAAGTTTTGATTTTTTTACTTGTTTTATTTTTACTTTTTTCATCAATTTCAATAATTATAATTTTTTCTAGATATTTTGAAGAAGTAAAATTAAATATTTCTAAATATTCATTGATTAAAACTTTTAACAGATCACAAACACCAATTTTGTTAAATAAGTTGATTATTGTTTTAGCGCCAATAGCTTGCTATAGAGTAAAATTAATAGCAAATCTATTTTTAAAAGACTTTAATCAAAACTATTATTTGTTATCACTTTTTATAATATGCACTTTAGCAGTATTGTTATCATTAGCTAGTTATTTTTTAATAGTTTCTTATTTTATTGATATGAAAAAACGTAACTTAATATTGAAAAACAATGATTTAGAAGAAGTGCTGCTAAATCAATTAAATTTAGATACAAATGATTTATTTGAAATTAAAGTAAATCAATTTTATAATTCAATTAATATTATTTTTGAAAACAACATTAGAGCTTTTATTTTAGTTGAAAATGAAAAACATAACTTAAAAGTTAATAGTTATTTTTCTATTTTATTAAACAATAACAAAAAGGCAACAACTCCTCCTCGATTATCTTTTTAATTCTTTTTATTCAAAATTTTAATGAATTAATATTAAGAGAGGAATAGGTTTAACGACCTTGATGAATATGCGGATACAAAAACCTTTTTTTAAAAACGCATTTAAAAACATTTTAAAAAACAAAATTCAGTTTATTACTGTTATTATTTTGATTTTTATAAGTAGTTTGGTTTTTACAATGTGTTACTCTGCAACTTCTAGAATAAATAAATCATACAATGAATATTCTTCACAAAAAGAAAGTAATTTACATGATTTTGTTGCAGATTTCACTTCAACTTCTTACATCAGTAACGAAGACAATGAAGACAAAATAAATTTTAAAAAATTATCTGATCCATTAATAAGAGATAATTTAGTTTTAACTTATATAAAAAATAAGTTACAAGATACTAATAACAGTTTTGTTTTTGATAGAGTTGAAGCAAGACAGTTTTCATTATCTACAAATAAAACTTTAAAAGTTGTAATTTTAAATCCTGAACAAAAAGTAGACAAATTTGTTGTTGAAGAAGGTATGGATTTAAACACTTGGACAACTTATTCAAAAGCTACAAATAATTTAAGTTTAAAATGAGCTTATATTGATAGAAGATTTGCAGATTATAATAATATTAAATTAAACGATATTATTAGATTACAAGATGATAAATTTGGTAGTTCAATTCTTGTAAAGAATAGCCAAAATAAGGATAAAGATTTTGATAAAACTTTAAAAGAACATGAAAATGAAGATATTAGTTTGTGAATGAACAATACTCCATACAATGAACTTAGTTGATTTCAAGTAGTTGGATTTGGTAGTTCAGCTGATTTTGTAACACCAATTGTAAATTCTGAAAAACCACTTCCTAATTATAAAGAAGAAGCATTGGTTTATGTGAACCCATTAAATTTTGGAATTACATATAAATACTATGAAACAGTTTTTGCAAATAATGAATTTAGTTTAAACAATTATGGTTCTACAAAAATTTGATATTCAGACAATCAAATATCAAACTATGAAACTTTGAAAGTTATATCTGATGCTGATAAAGAAATTTATTTTGTAGGAAAATTTGCAAATGAAAAATATAAAGCAAATTCTATAGAATATTTGAATAATTTAATAGAAAGTTTTGAAGTATCAAAAGAAATTGGATTAAAGTCTAATTACATAAATGCTTTAAATGAAAATGCAAAAATATTTACAAAAACAGGTGATTCTAACTATTCAATGGGAGCTAGAACTAGTACTTTTCCGTTTATATTAATAATATTTAATGTTGTTTCATATGTTTTAATTGCAATTATTTTAGGAATTGGAATTGTAATTTTAATAGCACAATTAAAATTGCAATTAGAAAAAGCTTTTGGCCAAATGGGAGTAATGATTTCATTGGGTTATAAAAAAATTCAGTTGATACTTTCAAATAGTATTTATGCATTTATTATTGCATTAGTTGGAGGAACTATTGGATATATTTGTGGATACTTTTTACAATTTTTAATAATTACTGTTTTTGATAAATTTTTTGCTATTCAAATTCAACAAATTAGTTTTAATTTAGAATCATTCATTATATCTATTTTTGGGATTTTTGCATTTTTAGAGTTTGTAACTCTTATAACATGTATTTATATGTTTAACAAAAATACTGTTTTAGAAATGATAAATTACGAACAAAGAAGTGCTACAACTAGATTTAATTTATTTTTTAAAAAATTATTTATTAGAAGAACAAAAAACTTTAACTCTAAATTCTCAGGAGCAATCTTATCAAGCTCTGTATTAAAATTGTTTGCAGTTTTAGTTTCTATGTTTGTTGCAGCAACAATGACAACAGCAAGCATAATTATGCCACATGTTCTAAAAGAAAACCAAAAATATATTTACAGCGGTGATGAATATGATAATAAGGTTACTTATTATTCTCCAATTTATAATGATCCAGTTTCTTTTTATAAAACTTATAATCCTGAATCAACAAATAAAAATTATGACTCTTTAGATGCAAAAAATTTAATTGATAGTTATTTAAAAAATAATATAAGTTCAAAGTTTTTTAATCCATCAAATGACTTGGGTGAATTAAATGATATGAGTTATAAAAATATTGATTTAGATTATTTAAAAAGCAAAGATTTATATTTACAAAATAACTCACAAAATAGTTCTGATTTATTAATAACTTCTCTAACAGGAAGTTTGTGACCTGATATATATAGATATGTAAAACCTTCATGATTAAATAATAAAAAAGAATTTATGGATGTACTATTTAATGCTAATAACTCAAGAAATGCAATTGAAGACTTAGAAAATATGAGATTATTTTATTTAAAATATAAACATACAATCGGATTAAATATTAGAAGAGAAGGTTACTTTGTAAAAAGAACATCTTTACTTACATCGCTTGCAAGTGATGGTGGACCTAATAATGACTTAATATCTGCAAATGAGTTTGCAAGTAATTCTTCAATACCAATAAGTGTTAATATCGAAAAAGACGGAAGCATAATGAATGATGAAGTATTTCAAAACTCTTTATATAAATTTGTAAATAGTTCAAATTATATGTCAGAGTCAGTTGTTATATGTGGACCGATTTATAATTGAATAGTTGCTTATTTTAGAGCTAACTTACAACAAATTTTTTTACAAGGAATTTATACAAGCTTACCTTCAAACATTAGAGACATAATGTTAAAAGAATTTGAAAAGGATAATGGCTCATTTAATATGTCTTTTGGGACAACTCCTTTTAATCAAGAAAATGAAGAGTTGGGAACATATTTAAATTCTGAATTAAAAAATATTGATTTTAAAGTTTATGGTATTAATCAAAATGGATTACAAAAACTTTATGACAATAATTCAAATGATATTAAAGCAAAACTTGTTGAAAAAGATTCAATAATAATAAATGAAACATTAGCGAAGAAATTAAAATTAAAAGTTGGACAAACAGTTGATATTAATCACATCATTGAATATTTAGAAAAAGATGGTCAAGAACTTGGTGTTGATAGTTGAAATACTAATAAGATCAATGCACAAGATTCTGAAGGATATACTAGTTCTAAAAATATTTATAAAAACTCAGTTTTAAATTCAAAAAAAATAGGGTGAACTAATAGCAAAATGATTCAAGATGATGTAGATGAGCAAGAAAAAGATTTAGTTTATTATTCTAGAATAGACTTATCAAGTGATAGTATGGTTTCTCCAACTAGTATGTCAAAACAAATTAAAAAAGGAGCAATCAAAAAAAAGGTTAAGAAAATAAATAAAGAATATAAAGTTGTAGGAATTGCAAATCAGTATGGAGTTTCAAAAGCATGAATAGATAATGAAACTGCAAATGAACAAGCACAATACAATAAAACAAAACCATTATTATTTAGTTTATTTATTAAAGAATGATCAAATCCAAAAAGTTTAGTGAGTGGTTCAGAAGAACAAATTTTTGTAAACAAGTTGAAAGAGTTTAACAATACATCAACTTTATTTAATAGTAATTATGAAAATTTTGTAAATTGAACAAATTCAAACCAAGATTTTAATAAATATTTAACTTTATTTAATAATGAGTATCCGATATTTAATTATAAAAACTCAAATGATAAATCATTTAGTGATTTATCTAAGGGTATTACAACAATTCAAAGATATGGAGATTACACAATATTTGGATTAAAAGGTGGAAAAGTAAATGGAGCTAACCAAACTTCATATTCAGCATTTTCACAATCACCAATTGAAAGCGTTTGACAATATGATGCTGCAATTGAAATTTTATCTAGAATTGAAAAAACTCTTAACTCGATTATTTTTACATTGTTGCCAATTATATTAATTATTAGTTTTATAGTAATTTTATTAACAATTAACTCTGTTATTGCAAAAAATCAAAAAATTATTGCGATGATGAAAATACTAGGATATAGCAAAGTTTATATTTCTAGATTATTTATAGGTATATATATTCCACCTGCAATTCTAGGATCAATTCTAGGATTTGTAGCAGGCTGGTTCTTTTTGAAACTAACTTTATATAATGCAATAACTTCAATATTATTACCATTTAATTTCTACATTTGATATTTAATCGTTGGAGGGTTTGGAACATTTGTTCTTTACTTAATTAGTGTTGCTATAAGTTGAAATGCACTAAGAAGAGTAAATATGCTAATTGCTGTTCAAGGAGGATAAAATGAAAAAACTTTTAAAATTACTTTTAGTAGTTACAAGTATGGTTCAACCTATTATTATTGTAAGTTGTGATAAAAAACAAACCAATACTTTAATAGATAGACCAGAACCAATTTTACCTATCTCTAAACAGGGATTTGAAAATGTAAATATTGATGCAATTGAAATTGATAAAATTATGTACAACTATGATTTGTATGAACAAGTAATTGAACAGCTTAAAAAAGCAAATTATAATGTAAATGATATTAATGTAAGTGTTATAAAAAACGGAATAAATACTTTAGATAAAGATAATTCCGATTTATTTAGAAATGGAACATATGAATGAACTTTTTCTAATAAGAATAATGATAAAGAATATATAAAAGCAAAACTAATTATTACAAACTCATTAAATTTAGCTGATATATTTAGTGCTTTAAATATTGGAACAATTTATGACAGTCGTCCAAAATCAATATTGATAGGTTTACTAACTAAGAATTTAAACTTAATAAATATGATTGAACAAATTTCAGAGCAGTTAATTGATGTAAAAAATTATATTTACAATCAAAATAATAAATCTGCAATTATAAAAATTTCAGAAGATAATGATTTTCCAAAATTAAGTGGTGGAAAAGATGTTATCCCTAAAAAGTTTTATGGGTCAATAGAAGTTAATTTTGAAATACAAAAATTTGATTATGCAAAATTAAATGATGATCAAAAAGGAATAACATTTAATCAATTTTGAAAAAATTTAAATTATATTTCTAGTAGTGATATAAATATGCCTAATAATATTGGAATAATAAATCAATTTAATATTTATAGTTTATTAATGAGTTTAATTATTACAAATTTTACTACTGGTGAATCACAATTTTATTGACCAATAATAATAAATGATATTTTATCTGAAGAACAAAACTCATTTAAACCAGAAAAATCAGATAAACCAAATGCTATTGAAGGAAAAGATTTTATGGTAAATATTTATTTTAAAGAATATAAAAATGAATATCCAAATGATGCAAGTAATGAACAACTTGATAAAAACTCATTTATTTTTGATCAAAAAGAACCAGTAAAACTATATTTTAAATACTTAAATTAAGTAAAAAAGGAGAAAAAAAATGAAAAAATTACTAGCTATTTTAGGAGTATTAACAATGATGTCTACAACATCTTCGGTAGTTGTAGCTTGTGGAGAAGATAATACATCTGATAATTCAAGTAATAACAAACCAGTTGATCCAGAAAGTCCAACAGACCCAAATACTCCAAATGAAGATTTGATTGATTTAGCAAAATTACAATATAAAAATCTTCCAGCAGGTTTCATGGAAGCTGGTGCTTATGATAGAAACAATGGGAAAAATTTAGGATCAGAAAATAATGAAAATCAAGTAGATTTTTATAAAATTAATTCAGAGTCTGTTTTATTTTCTTTAAATCAAATGAATAAATTAAGTTTATCAAGTGACGATGTTGATATTTCTGAAATATCAAATGGAGAATCACATAATGGTTATGGTGGAGTAGCTGTTATTAAAGCTAAAACTGGATCAAAAAAAGCAAAAGGAGAAGCATCTTTAATTTTAAATCAAAGTATTGATTTCAAAGCTCTAGTTGGTAATACCAATTTAGATAATATATACATTAAAGAAGATATTTTCAATGATTTAGAAAATCAAATGAAAAATGAAAGTAATATGCAAGCATTTGCTGCTTTTATCATTGAACAAATAGGAGTTGCAAATCCAGCTCTTGAAGCATTAGCTACACCAATGATGTATGGCGCTGCAGGAATAATACCTAATACAAGTTTTACTCCAACTGAGTTTAATATTTCAAAGACACCTTCTTTAGATGGATTATTTGTAGCTGCACAAGATTTGGTATTTAAAACTAAGTTTGTTAAAGATGATAGAGTAGTGTTAACAAGTTCTGATACTCAAAACATACAACTAAATAAAACCGTTAACCAAGACTCAAAAAATAATTACATTGAAATAAAAAAAGCGGCATATAATAAATTAGGTAATACAGGAAATTGAAAAAGCAAAGTAGATGTCAACGAATTTATCAAATATTCAAGGGTGGAAAAAAAAGAATCAGGATATACAGTTTATGTCATTTCGGGCTCATCTAAAATTTATGGACATGATGTATTATTGCCATTTGTCGCTGGAAAATTATTAGTTGCCAATGCAGTAGTAGATATTGAAGTAACAATAGCAGCTTAAATTTATGCTGTATTTTAAAATAAAATAATATTAATTAAAATCTTATTTTATATTGTAAAATAATCTAGAAAGGGGATAACTCTTATGGGATTATTTACAAAAAATAAAAGTTTAGAAGTTTTTGCACCTGTTGATGGAGAAGTAATAGACTTATCAACAGTTAAAGATGATGTTTTTGCAGAAGGTATGCTAGGTGATGGTTTAGCTTTTGTTCCTGCAAGTGGAGAATTTTATGCTCCAATTGATGGAAAATTAGTTACAGTATTTCCATCAGGACATGCTTATGGAATTGCAAATAAAAATGGAGTAGAAATTTTACTACACATTGGAATTGACACAGTTTCTCTTGAAGGAAAAGGGTTTGATGTTAAAGTTAAACAAAATCAAACTGTATCAAAAGGTGAATTACTTGTAGTAGTAGATTTAAAAGAAGTATCTTCAAAAGTTCCATCAATGCAAACACCATTAATTTTTACAACTGATTCAATGCAAGGTAAGCAAATTGAAATTGTAAAAAAAGGTAAAGTTTCTAAAGGTGACTTAGTAGCAATAGTAAAATAAGAAAAAAATGTTTATATATAAACATTTTTTTTATTTTTATAGAGTAAAATAACCTTAGATTAATTTTGGAGCTGAAATAAATGATTAATAAAAAAGACTATTATAAAATTTTAGATGTTAATAAAGAAACTAAAATTAAAGATATTAAAAAATCATATAAAGACAAAGCAAAAGAACTAAATGTTAATGTTGACATGGAAAATAAAAACGATTTTATAGAGTTATGTGAAGCTGCAATTGTATTGACTGATAAAAAAAAGAAAAGGCTTTATGACAATGGTGGTTTTGAAAAAGTTTATGGAAATAATCTAGAAAATTATACAGTTTTAAGTTTTGATGATTCTTATAAATTTTTTATGGGTAAATATAAAGATACAAATAACAAAATTTTTTTAAATAAGTTTACAAATTTTCAAGAAAAAGTTTATGGTTTAACAACAAGTGGTTTTAATTTTAAGTCTTTAAAATGAAAAACTGATGGTTTAATTTTTCTGGCATCAACTTTATTTTTTCCATTTTTAATTTCTGTTATGGCAAAGTTGCTTTTTACTTGATCTGATAAAA from Spiroplasma tabanidicola includes the following:
- a CDS encoding ABC transporter permease, with translation MRIQKPFFKNAFKNILKNKIQFITVIILIFISSLVFTMCYSATSRINKSYNEYSSQKESNLHDFVADFTSTSYISNEDNEDKINFKKLSDPLIRDNLVLTYIKNKLQDTNNSFVFDRVEARQFSLSTNKTLKVVILNPEQKVDKFVVEEGMDLNTWTTYSKATNNLSLKWAYIDRRFADYNNIKLNDIIRLQDDKFGSSILVKNSQNKDKDFDKTLKEHENEDISLWMNNTPYNELSWFQVVGFGSSADFVTPIVNSEKPLPNYKEEALVYVNPLNFGITYKYYETVFANNEFSLNNYGSTKIWYSDNQISNYETLKVISDADKEIYFVGKFANEKYKANSIEYLNNLIESFEVSKEIGLKSNYINALNENAKIFTKTGDSNYSMGARTSTFPFILIIFNVVSYVLIAIILGIGIVILIAQLKLQLEKAFGQMGVMISLGYKKIQLILSNSIYAFIIALVGGTIGYICGYFLQFLIITVFDKFFAIQIQQISFNLESFIISIFGIFAFLEFVTLITCIYMFNKNTVLEMINYEQRSATTRFNLFFKKLFIRRTKNFNSKFSGAILSSSVLKLFAVLVSMFVAATMTTASIIMPHVLKENQKYIYSGDEYDNKVTYYSPIYNDPVSFYKTYNPESTNKNYDSLDAKNLIDSYLKNNISSKFFNPSNDLGELNDMSYKNIDLDYLKSKDLYLQNNSQNSSDLLITSLTGSLWPDIYRYVKPSWLNNKKEFMDVLFNANNSRNAIEDLENMRLFYLKYKHTIGLNIRREGYFVKRTSLLTSLASDGGPNNDLISANEFASNSSIPISVNIEKDGSIMNDEVFQNSLYKFVNSSNYMSESVVICGPIYNWIVAYFRANLQQIFLQGIYTSLPSNIRDIMLKEFEKDNGSFNMSFGTTPFNQENEELGTYLNSELKNIDFKVYGINQNGLQKLYDNNSNDIKAKLVEKDSIIINETLAKKLKLKVGQTVDINHIIEYLEKDGQELGVDSWNTNKINAQDSEGYTSSKNIYKNSVLNSKKIGWTNSKMIQDDVDEQEKDLVYYSRIDLSSDSMVSPTSMSKQIKKGAIKKKVKKINKEYKVVGIANQYGVSKAWIDNETANEQAQYNKTKPLLFSLFIKEWSNPKSLVSGSEEQIFVNKLKEFNNTSTLFNSNYENFVNWTNSNQDFNKYLTLFNNEYPIFNYKNSNDKSFSDLSKGITTIQRYGDYTIFGLKGGKVNGANQTSYSAFSQSPIESVWQYDAAIEILSRIEKTLNSIIFTLLPIILIISFIVILLTINSVIAKNQKIIAMMKILGYSKVYISRLFIGIYIPPAILGSILGFVAGWFFLKLTLYNAITSILLPFNFYIWYLIVGGFGTFVLYLISVAISWNALRRVNMLIAVQGG
- a CDS encoding lipoprotein, which codes for MKKLLAILGVLTMMSTTSSVVVACGEDNTSDNSSNNKPVDPESPTDPNTPNEDLIDLAKLQYKNLPAGFMEAGAYDRNNGKNLGSENNENQVDFYKINSESVLFSLNQMNKLSLSSDDVDISEISNGESHNGYGGVAVIKAKTGSKKAKGEASLILNQSIDFKALVGNTNLDNIYIKEDIFNDLENQMKNESNMQAFAAFIIEQIGVANPALEALATPMMYGAAGIIPNTSFTPTEFNISKTPSLDGLFVAAQDLVFKTKFVKDDRVVLTSSDTQNIQLNKTVNQDSKNNYIEIKKAAYNKLGNTGNWKSKVDVNEFIKYSRVEKKESGYTVYVISGSSKIYGHDVLLPFVAGKLLVANAVVDIEVTIAA
- a CDS encoding PTS sugar transporter subunit IIA encodes the protein MGLFTKNKSLEVFAPVDGEVIDLSTVKDDVFAEGMLGDGLAFVPASGEFYAPIDGKLVTVFPSGHAYGIANKNGVEILLHIGIDTVSLEGKGFDVKVKQNQTVSKGELLVVVDLKEVSSKVPSMQTPLIFTTDSMQGKQIEIVKKGKVSKGDLVAIVK